One Mercurialis annua linkage group LG3, ddMerAnnu1.2, whole genome shotgun sequence DNA window includes the following coding sequences:
- the LOC130014507 gene encoding uncharacterized protein LOC130014507 yields MQMGQAFGKFSDSSSGNNEIRVIMMGLGASGKTTILEKLQSKNENSTVGIPTVGLNVENVKYKNVLFIVGEIGGQCSHYLRPHYFYNDALIYVVDSLNHERFEVAKAEFQDIIKHPSMLNRLILVLANKQDMKGAMTAMEVCEGLGLLEVKDRKWDVKGTCALTGDGLYEGLDWFISTLSQIKAVE; encoded by the exons ATGCAAATGGGTCAAGCTTTTGGAAAATTCTCCGATTCTTCCTCCGGCAACAATGAGATACGA GTTATAATGATGGGTTTGGGTGCATCTGGTAAAACAACAATACTTGAAAAACTACaatctaaaaatgaaaattccACTGTCGGCATCCCTACAGTTG GGTTGAATGTGGAGAACGTGAAGTATAAGAATGTGTTATTCATTGTTGGGGAAATTGGTGGACAATGCTCACACTACTTGAGGccacattatttttataatgatGCACTG ATCTATGTGGTCGATTCCTTAAACCATGAAAGATTTGAAGTAGCGAAAGCCGAGTTTCAG GACATCATCAAACATCCAAGTATGCTCAATCGTCTCATTCTGGTGCTTGCCAACAAACAAGATATG AAAGGAGCAATGACAGCAATGGAAGTATGTGAAGGATTAGGGCTTTTGGAAGTGAAAGACAGGAAATGGGATGTCAAAGGGACTTGTGCTCTCACAGGAGATGGCCTATATGAGGGGTTGGACTGGTTCATTTCAACTTTATCACAAATCAAAGCTGTTGAATGA
- the LOC126674819 gene encoding uncharacterized protein LOC126674819 gives MGQAFRKLFDTFFGNTEMRVVMLGLDAAGKTTILYKLHIGEVLSTVPTIGFNVEKVQYKNVMFTVWDVGGQEKLRPLWRHYFNNTDGLIYVVDSLDRERIGRAKAEFQTIIKDPFMLNSVILVFANKQDMKGAMTPREVCEGLGLFELKNRKWHIQGTCAVRGDGLYEGLDWLALTLKEMRAAGYSSVGTSSF, from the exons ATGGGTCAAGCTTTTCGGAAACTCTTCGATACTTTCTTCGGCAACACCGAGATGCGA GTTGTGATGCTGGGGCTGGATGCAGCTGGTAAAACAACAATACTTTACAAACTACACATTGGAGAGGTCTTATCTACCGTCCCAACAATCG GGTTCAATGTGGAGAAAGTTCAGTATAAGAATGTGATGTTCACTGTTTGGGATGTCGGTGGACAAGAGAAATTAAGACCactttggaggcattattttaataatacagATGGCCTG ATCTATGTTGTTGATTCCTTAGATCGTGAGAGAATTGGAAGAGCAAAAGCAGAGTTCCAG ACCATCATCAAAGACCCATTTATGCTAAACAGTGTCATCTTGGTGTTTGCCAACAAACAAGACATG AAAGGAGCAATGACGCCGAGGGAAGTATGTGAAGGATTAGGTCTTTTTGAACTCAAGAACAGAAAATGGCACATACAAGGGACTTGCGCGGTGAGAGGAGATGGCCTCTATGAAGGATTGGACTGGTTGGCTTTAACTTTGAAAGAAATGAGAGCTGCTGGATACTCGTCAGTGGGAACATCGTCATTCTAA